The Acidobacteriota bacterium genome contains a region encoding:
- the galK gene encoding galactokinase, producing the protein MPTEAPREFRAPGRINLIGEHTDYNDGWVMPAAIDLEVRVAVVPLAGRRVRIWSEHFGEAAEFAIDETDVEAAVPVWSRSLRGVALLLDRKVKLPGAALELRSSIPVGAGLSSSAAAEVAVGVALAAVAELEIDRTELAKLCQQASHEFAGSRCGLMDQFIACHGRKGWFLQLDTRSLEKHWLPWPEEACFVVCDSGVRHDNAAGEYNQRRAECEMAAARLGLRSLRELAPQDLERSIRLLPPVLAARCRHVVRENERVLAAARSLSESNLTALGELLNASHASLRDDYQVSCPELDDLADLCRRQPGVYGARMMGGGFGGCVLALAQPEAVAGLRRALPGASWVCRSAPGAGAEAAS; encoded by the coding sequence GTGCCCACTGAGGCTCCGCGCGAGTTTCGGGCTCCTGGAAGAATCAACCTCATCGGCGAGCACACCGACTATAACGACGGCTGGGTGATGCCGGCCGCCATTGACCTGGAGGTGCGGGTCGCCGTCGTGCCGCTCGCGGGGCGGCGCGTCCGTATATGGTCGGAGCATTTTGGCGAGGCGGCCGAATTTGCCATCGACGAGACGGACGTTGAGGCCGCCGTGCCGGTCTGGAGCCGGAGTTTGCGCGGGGTGGCGCTGCTGCTCGACCGCAAGGTCAAACTGCCAGGCGCGGCGCTGGAGCTGCGCAGCAGCATTCCGGTAGGCGCGGGTCTGAGCTCGTCCGCGGCCGCGGAAGTTGCGGTGGGCGTGGCGCTGGCCGCCGTCGCAGAGCTCGAGATCGACCGCACCGAACTCGCGAAGCTGTGCCAGCAGGCGAGTCACGAATTCGCCGGCAGCCGCTGCGGGCTGATGGATCAGTTCATCGCCTGCCACGGCCGCAAGGGCTGGTTCCTGCAGCTCGATACGCGCAGCCTGGAGAAGCACTGGCTGCCGTGGCCGGAGGAGGCCTGCTTTGTCGTCTGCGACTCTGGCGTGCGCCATGATAATGCCGCCGGGGAGTATAACCAGCGGCGGGCGGAATGCGAAATGGCGGCGGCGCGGCTGGGCCTGCGCTCGCTGCGCGAGCTGGCGCCGCAGGATCTGGAGCGCAGCATCCGGCTGCTGCCGCCGGTGCTGGCCGCGCGCTGCCGCCACGTGGTGAGGGAGAACGAGCGCGTGCTGGCCGCGGCACGGTCGTTATCGGAGAGCAATTTGACCGCTCTCGGGGAATTACTGAATGCCTCGCACGCCAGTCTGCGCGATGATTACCAGGTGAGTTGCCCGGAACTGGATGATCTCGCCGATCTCTGCCGCCGCCAACCGGGCGTGTACGGTGCGCGCATGATGGGCGGCGGCTTCGGCGGTTGCGTGCTCGCGCTGGCACAGCCGGAAGCGGTGGCCGGACTGCGGCGCGCGCTTCCCGGCGCCTCCTGGGTTTGCCGCAGTGCGCCGGGAGCGGGCGCGGAAGCCGCGTCATGA
- a CDS encoding UDP-glucose--hexose-1-phosphate uridylyltransferase, which translates to MSEIFSHPHRRYNPLLDEWVLVSPQRNNRPWQGQEESITPALVPPYDPHCYLCPGNARAQGRSNPAYTATYVFENDFPALTPGVTGTEGEFFRAEAEAGLCRVICYSPRHDVTLPHLPLATVTAVVATWAAQYRELAARGELSSVMIFENRGAMMGASNPHPHGQIWANAHVPNVMARELAALAGYRSRHGGCLLCDCLQREQEAGERIICENDGFVALVPFWACWPFEVLLLSKAHVGGLEELDGAAQAQLADILIRLGLRYDNLFQAPFPTSWGIHLPPCDSAAHPECHLHAHFFPPLLRSASIRKFLVGYELLAMPQRDLTPEDAAARLRAASTGACPRRES; encoded by the coding sequence ATGAGCGAGATCTTCTCGCATCCGCACCGGCGCTATAACCCGCTGCTCGACGAATGGGTGCTGGTCTCGCCGCAACGCAATAACCGTCCCTGGCAGGGCCAGGAAGAATCGATCACGCCCGCGCTCGTACCGCCCTATGATCCGCACTGCTATCTCTGTCCCGGCAACGCCCGCGCGCAGGGCCGCAGCAATCCCGCCTATACGGCCACCTACGTTTTTGAAAACGACTTCCCTGCCCTAACGCCGGGCGTCACCGGTACAGAAGGTGAGTTTTTCCGGGCCGAGGCGGAAGCGGGCCTCTGCCGCGTGATCTGCTACTCGCCGCGCCACGACGTGACACTGCCGCATCTGCCGCTGGCCACGGTGACAGCGGTCGTCGCTACGTGGGCGGCGCAATACCGTGAGCTGGCGGCGCGGGGCGAGCTGAGCTCGGTCATGATTTTTGAAAACCGGGGCGCCATGATGGGCGCCAGCAACCCGCATCCGCACGGCCAGATTTGGGCCAATGCGCATGTGCCCAACGTGATGGCGCGCGAGCTGGCGGCACTCGCCGGCTATCGCAGCCGGCACGGCGGCTGCCTGCTCTGCGACTGCCTGCAACGCGAGCAGGAAGCGGGCGAGCGCATCATCTGTGAAAACGACGGTTTCGTCGCACTGGTGCCCTTCTGGGCATGCTGGCCGTTTGAAGTGCTGCTGCTCAGCAAGGCGCATGTGGGCGGGCTGGAGGAACTGGACGGCGCCGCGCAGGCGCAACTCGCCGATATTCTGATCCGGCTCGGCTTGCGCTACGACAATCTGTTTCAGGCGCCTTTTCCTACCTCCTGGGGCATTCACCTGCCGCCCTGCGACAGTGCGGCGCACCCGGAGTGCCACCTGCATGCACACTTTTTTCCGCCGCTGCTGCGCTCGGCCTCGATCCGCAAATTTCTCGTCGGCTACGAACTGCTGGCCATGCCGCAGCGCGACCTGACGCCCGAAGATGCCGCCGCGCGCCTGCGCGCGGCATCCACTGGCGCGTGTCCGCGCCGGGAGTCCTGA
- a CDS encoding type II toxin-antitoxin system VapC family toxin, whose translation MRLLLDTHIWIWSVLEPQRLSPSLSHILGFHDHEKWLSPVSAWELGLLIEKGRFRSPWSAAAWIEKARQQVGWREAPFTSDVALQAIATPLSWRDPADRLLVATARWYGLTLVTADHKILAANICALLPNR comes from the coding sequence ATGAGATTGCTGCTCGACACCCATATATGGATCTGGAGTGTCCTTGAACCGCAGCGCCTCAGCCCAAGCCTAAGTCATATTCTGGGCTTCCACGATCATGAGAAGTGGTTGTCGCCGGTGAGCGCCTGGGAGCTTGGATTGCTGATCGAAAAGGGCCGTTTCCGGAGCCCGTGGTCGGCCGCAGCCTGGATCGAAAAGGCCCGCCAACAGGTCGGATGGCGAGAAGCGCCCTTCACCAGCGATGTCGCCCTCCAGGCGATCGCTACCCCGCTGTCCTGGCGCGATCCTGCTGACCGTCTCCTCGTGGCAACTGCGCGCTGGTACGGCCTGACGCTAGTAACCGCCGACCACAAGATTTTGGCTGCTAACATCTGCGCGCTGCTGCCGAATCGCTAA
- a CDS encoding galactose mutarotase — protein sequence MAVTPGITQRPFGKLPDGRTAELFTLTNGRGMQVEITNYGGILVSLKVPDRNGHFADVLLGYDTLGGYLHDHATYFGALVGRFANRIAFGRFSLDGHSYTLPINNPPNSLHGGTVGFNRRLWQAHPELTPQGPRLELRYTSPDGEEGYPGTVKVRVDYTLTSENGLHIDYFATTDKDTIINLTSHGYFNLSGEGSGSILNTELSVDAHDYTPINANLIPTGAISPVAGTPLDFTHATPIGERIHADNAQLKFAGGYDFNYVLNGGATATPKEAAEAYDPASGRVMQVFTTQPGLQFYSGNFLNGVHGKHGHIYGFRSGFALETQHFPDSPNHPNFPSTELKPGQEYHESTTYVFSTRPVLLPAGPK from the coding sequence ATGGCGGTGACGCCAGGAATCACCCAGCGCCCGTTCGGCAAGCTGCCTGACGGCCGCACGGCCGAACTGTTCACCCTCACCAACGGCCGCGGCATGCAGGTCGAGATCACCAACTACGGTGGCATTCTCGTCTCCCTGAAAGTGCCCGACCGCAACGGCCACTTCGCTGACGTCCTGCTGGGCTACGACACGCTTGGCGGCTACCTGCACGACCACGCGACGTATTTCGGCGCGCTCGTCGGCCGCTTCGCCAACCGCATTGCCTTTGGCCGCTTCTCGCTCGACGGCCACAGCTACACGCTGCCCATCAATAACCCGCCCAACTCGCTCCACGGCGGCACGGTGGGCTTCAACCGCCGCCTCTGGCAGGCGCATCCGGAATTGACGCCCCAAGGGCCGCGGCTGGAGCTGCGCTACACCAGTCCGGATGGCGAGGAAGGTTACCCCGGCACGGTCAAGGTGCGCGTCGATTACACGCTGACCAGCGAAAACGGCCTGCACATCGACTACTTCGCCACCACCGACAAAGACACCATCATCAACCTCACCAGCCACGGCTATTTCAACCTGAGCGGCGAAGGCTCGGGCAGTATTCTGAACACCGAGCTTTCCGTTGACGCGCACGATTACACCCCCATCAACGCCAATCTGATCCCCACTGGCGCCATCTCCCCGGTGGCGGGCACGCCGCTGGACTTTACGCACGCGACCCCGATCGGTGAGCGGATTCACGCTGACAATGCGCAATTGAAGTTTGCCGGGGGCTATGACTTCAACTATGTCCTGAACGGTGGCGCTACTGCGACGCCGAAGGAAGCCGCCGAGGCCTACGATCCCGCCAGCGGCCGGGTTATGCAGGTCTTTACCACGCAGCCCGGCCTGCAGTTCTATTCCGGCAATTTTCTGAACGGCGTCCACGGCAAGCACGGCCACATCTACGGCTTCCGTTCCGGCTTCGCCCTCGAGACCCAGCACTTTCCCGACTCGCCCAACCACCCCAACTTCCCTTCCACCGAGCTGAAGCCGGGCCAGGAATATCACGAAAGCACGACCTACGTGTTTTCGACGCGGCCCGTGCTATTGCCGGCGGGGCCGAAATAG
- a CDS encoding type II toxin-antitoxin system Phd/YefM family antitoxin, producing the protein METIAVSEFKATCAAVVEKVRKTKQPVTITRFGQPVAQLVPPTDPAPRRNWLGCMAGTATILDDLIEPVGSEEDWEATRIPPFPAHRPAPTARSAKPRAKGSRRPAAAKS; encoded by the coding sequence ATGGAGACCATCGCCGTTTCCGAATTCAAGGCCACCTGCGCTGCGGTCGTCGAAAAGGTCCGCAAGACCAAACAGCCGGTGACCATTACGCGTTTTGGGCAGCCCGTCGCCCAGCTCGTGCCGCCAACGGATCCCGCGCCACGCCGCAACTGGTTGGGCTGCATGGCAGGAACGGCGACGATACTGGATGACCTTATCGAGCCGGTGGGTAGCGAGGAAGATTGGGAAGCCACGCGCATCCCACCATTCCCCGCTCATCGTCCTGCCCCAACCGCTCGCAGCGCCAAGCCCCGCGCAAAGGGTTCGCGGCGCCCAGCAGCGGCAAAATCATGA
- a CDS encoding MFS transporter — protein sequence MFPTHGSGRPESWRRSIRALEHRNFRLYFGGQGLSVIGTWMTRTAVAWLVYKMTGSAILLGVVAFAGQLPTFLLAPFAGVWVDRLPRRPLLLWTQGLAMAQSLALAVLAFTHITIAEIIALMALQGLVNAFDMPGRQAFLVDMVEGHEALGNAIALNSSMVNLARLIGPAVAGFIIALWGEGYCFLIDGISYIAVLASLIAMSDLPLQVQQVRRSMVMALREGWSYITGFAPARNLLLLMALVSLVGLPYTVLMPLFAGNVLRGGAHTLGYLLGAAGAGALTGAVRLAARPSVRGLTRLVPFSAGLFGVGLLTFGLSHWLWLSLPLIFVAGLGMMQQMASTNTILQTVVDDEKRGRVMAFYTMAFVGMAPWGSLLSGWMAEKLGAPHTLVINGAVCIAGALWFASQLRTVRNAIRPVYQRLGIIPEMTAGIQSAAALTTPPQE from the coding sequence ATGTTCCCCACGCACGGCAGCGGGCGGCCGGAGTCCTGGCGGCGCTCCATCCGGGCGCTGGAACACCGCAATTTCCGGCTCTATTTTGGCGGGCAGGGGCTGTCAGTCATCGGCACCTGGATGACGCGGACGGCAGTGGCGTGGCTGGTCTACAAAATGACCGGCTCGGCCATTCTGCTGGGTGTCGTCGCCTTTGCCGGGCAGCTTCCCACCTTTCTGCTGGCGCCGTTCGCGGGTGTCTGGGTCGACCGGCTGCCGCGCCGGCCGCTGCTGCTGTGGACGCAAGGCCTGGCCATGGCGCAATCGCTGGCGCTGGCAGTGCTGGCGTTTACGCATATCACCATCGCCGAAATCATCGCGCTGATGGCGTTGCAGGGTCTGGTCAACGCCTTCGACATGCCTGGCCGCCAGGCGTTCCTGGTGGACATGGTGGAAGGGCACGAGGCCCTGGGCAATGCAATCGCGCTCAACTCCAGCATGGTGAACCTGGCGCGGCTGATCGGGCCGGCGGTCGCGGGTTTCATCATTGCGCTCTGGGGCGAAGGCTATTGCTTTCTGATTGACGGCATCAGCTACATTGCGGTGCTGGCGTCGCTGATCGCCATGAGCGACCTGCCACTGCAGGTGCAGCAGGTGCGGCGCTCGATGGTCATGGCGCTGCGCGAGGGTTGGTCGTACATCACCGGATTCGCGCCGGCGCGCAATCTATTGCTGCTGATGGCGCTCGTCAGCCTGGTCGGCCTGCCCTACACCGTGCTAATGCCGCTGTTTGCCGGCAACGTGCTGCGCGGCGGCGCGCATACGCTGGGCTACCTGCTGGGCGCGGCCGGTGCGGGCGCGCTCACCGGCGCGGTGCGGCTGGCGGCGCGGCCCTCGGTGCGCGGACTGACGCGGCTGGTGCCGTTCTCGGCCGGCTTGTTTGGCGTCGGGTTGCTGACCTTCGGGCTCTCGCATTGGCTGTGGTTGTCGCTGCCGCTGATTTTCGTCGCTGGCTTGGGCATGATGCAGCAGATGGCCTCGACCAATACCATTCTGCAAACCGTGGTGGACGACGAAAAGCGCGGCCGCGTGATGGCGTTTTACACCATGGCATTTGTGGGCATGGCGCCCTGGGGCAGCTTGCTGTCGGGTTGGATGGCGGAGAAACTGGGCGCGCCGCATACGCTGGTGATCAATGGCGCCGTCTGCATTGCCGGGGCGCTCTGGTTTGCCTCACAACTGCGGACGGTGCGCAACGCCATCCGGCCGGTGTATCAGCGGCTGGGGATCATTCCCGAGATGACCGCAGGGATTCAGTCCGCGGCGGCGCTGACTACGCCTCCACAGGAATAG
- a CDS encoding ABC transporter ATP-binding protein, which translates to MGMMGAGWGMGGAHGATGKLNKSWREVWPHAAALLRPRWPLLVAGFALMVVNRVCGLVLPTSSKYLIDQVIGQKKIDWLLPIIVIVLAATALQGITSYALVQVLSKEAQRLINELRREVQAHLSRLPVSFYDHNNTGSLVSRVMSDVEGVRNLLGTGLVQFAGSIITAAIALALLLRISVAMTVVAAILIALFTLSIKHSFAGIRPIFRERRKINAAVTGRLTESIAGVRVVKGYHAEAREAEVFRKGLDGLLQNVFQTLNAVSAMDLSGKVLVGVVGAAMWYMGVERVLSGSITLGDLVAFNLYLAMLVAPVMQIVGIGTQLSEAMAGLERTHELLEMKPEDESGQPHAALTEVRGAIEFDNVSFAYSEQGQPGPEVLHAVSFAAAPGTMTALVGPSGAGKSTIIGLLAAFYHPTEGVVRVDGRDLTTIPLGAYREQLGVVLQESFLFDGTIRENVMFSRPQASEGAFLRACHIARVDAFAENFPQGYDTVVGERGVKLSGGQRQRLSIARAVLADPRILILDEATSSLDSESEALIQEGLAWLLRGRTTFVIAHRLSTIRAADQILVVEEGRIVERGTHAELLAAHGRYFDLYTRQQDLQQNRFLAPGEDVEEPEETAPITAGGIGSSEEIPNPDPYGEG; encoded by the coding sequence ATGGGCATGATGGGGGCCGGCTGGGGGATGGGGGGCGCGCATGGCGCCACCGGCAAGCTGAATAAGAGTTGGCGCGAGGTGTGGCCGCATGCGGCGGCGCTGCTACGGCCGCGCTGGCCGCTGCTCGTGGCCGGCTTTGCGCTCATGGTTGTCAACCGGGTGTGCGGCTTGGTGCTGCCCACCTCCAGCAAATATCTCATCGACCAGGTCATCGGGCAGAAGAAGATCGACTGGCTGCTGCCCATCATCGTCATCGTGCTGGCCGCGACGGCGCTGCAAGGCATCACCAGCTACGCCCTGGTGCAGGTGCTGTCGAAAGAAGCGCAGCGCCTGATCAACGAGTTGCGGCGTGAAGTCCAGGCGCATCTTTCGCGGCTGCCGGTGAGCTTTTACGATCACAACAACACCGGCTCACTGGTGTCGCGCGTAATGAGCGACGTCGAGGGCGTGCGCAATCTGCTGGGCACCGGCCTGGTCCAGTTTGCCGGCAGCATCATCACCGCCGCAATTGCGCTGGCGCTGCTGCTGCGCATCAGCGTGGCGATGACGGTGGTGGCGGCGATCCTGATTGCGCTCTTCACCCTCAGCATCAAGCATTCCTTCGCCGGCATCCGTCCGATCTTCCGCGAACGGCGCAAAATCAACGCTGCGGTGACCGGGCGGCTGACCGAATCGATTGCGGGCGTGCGGGTGGTCAAGGGCTATCATGCCGAAGCGCGCGAGGCGGAAGTGTTCCGCAAGGGTCTCGACGGGCTGCTGCAAAATGTCTTTCAGACACTGAACGCCGTGTCGGCGATGGATCTGTCGGGCAAAGTGTTGGTGGGCGTAGTGGGCGCGGCGATGTGGTACATGGGCGTCGAGCGCGTGCTCAGCGGCTCGATCACGCTGGGCGATCTGGTGGCGTTCAACCTCTATCTGGCGATGCTGGTAGCGCCAGTGATGCAGATTGTGGGCATTGGAACACAGTTGTCCGAAGCCATGGCGGGTCTGGAGCGCACCCATGAGCTGCTGGAGATGAAGCCGGAGGATGAGAGCGGCCAGCCACACGCGGCGCTGACGGAGGTGCGCGGCGCCATTGAATTTGACAACGTATCGTTCGCCTACAGCGAGCAGGGCCAACCCGGACCGGAAGTCCTGCACGCGGTCAGCTTCGCCGCCGCGCCAGGCACAATGACGGCGCTGGTGGGACCGTCGGGCGCGGGCAAATCGACCATCATCGGGTTGCTGGCGGCCTTTTACCATCCGACCGAAGGTGTGGTGCGGGTGGATGGACGCGACCTGACGACCATTCCGCTGGGCGCTTATCGCGAACAACTGGGCGTGGTCTTGCAGGAGTCGTTCCTGTTCGACGGCACCATCCGCGAGAACGTGATGTTCTCGCGGCCGCAGGCGAGTGAGGGGGCCTTTCTGCGCGCCTGCCATATCGCGCGCGTGGATGCCTTTGCCGAGAACTTTCCCCAGGGCTACGACACCGTGGTGGGCGAGCGCGGCGTGAAGTTGTCAGGCGGCCAGCGGCAGCGGCTGTCGATTGCGCGCGCTGTGCTGGCGGATCCACGCATTCTGATTCTGGATGAAGCCACCAGCAGCCTGGATTCAGAATCCGAAGCGCTCATCCAGGAGGGCCTCGCCTGGCTGCTGCGCGGGCGGACGACCTTCGTAATTGCGCACCGGCTATCGACCATTCGCGCCGCCGATCAGATTCTGGTGGTCGAGGAGGGGCGCATCGTCGAGCGCGGCACGCACGCCGAGCTGCTGGCCGCGCACGGGCGCTACTTCGATCTCTACACGCGGCAGCAGGATCTCCAGCAAAACCGCTTCCTGGCGCCGGGCGAGGACGTCGAAGAGCCGGAAGAAACTGCACCCATCACGGCGGGCGGCATCGGAAGCAGCGAAGAAATCCCCAACCCCGACCCCTACGGCGAGGGTTAG
- a CDS encoding Na+/galactose cotransporter, whose translation MHHLITLHPVDVAIIALYFLATLGLGFYLKRFSGTGEDFFLAGREMTAWVAGLAFLAANLSSLELMGWAASTYQYGILTVHWYWIGAVPAMLFLGVVMMPFYYICKTHSVPGYLHLRYGEPTRALSAVCFAAMTVLVSGVNMYAMALVLKVMLGWNISFSIWISAATVAVYVALGGLRSAIFNEVLQFVLIWAGALVIAILGLIETGGWSGLVARIHANFPGQDFTHMWRGLGSFSSNPMGIHWTGIVFGLGFVAAFGYWTTDFLVVQRVMAAKDLRSAQMAPIIASGFKMLVPLIVVLPGLLALGVLPFKLVGANQAAITGGYSYNEVLPLMLARYCGPGLLGLGITALMAGFMSGMAGNVSAFSTVWTYDLYRPFRQRAQARHAIAAAAPAGSVTVARSGYSDRHYVRMGRAAILVGVLISIGTAYFVMQFASIMDYVQALFSFFIAPLFATVILGMLWKRTTGPGGFWGLLAGTVSSVGMWLWVKANPAALALIALSPHAKTMAEDMYRALWSWIIAVIVTVVVSLATTPRPEAELEGLVYGCTLLPDEGKVRLTQRPWFWAVVMIVVLFVANIIFW comes from the coding sequence ATGCACCATCTCATCACCCTGCATCCGGTCGACGTGGCGATTATCGCCCTGTATTTCCTCGCCACGCTCGGGTTGGGTTTTTACCTCAAGCGCTTCAGCGGCACCGGCGAAGACTTCTTCCTGGCCGGGCGCGAAATGACGGCCTGGGTCGCCGGCCTCGCCTTTCTGGCGGCCAACCTGAGCTCGCTCGAACTGATGGGCTGGGCGGCCTCGACCTATCAGTACGGCATCCTCACCGTGCACTGGTACTGGATCGGTGCGGTGCCCGCCATGCTCTTCCTGGGCGTGGTGATGATGCCCTTCTACTACATCTGCAAGACCCACTCGGTGCCGGGCTATCTGCACCTGCGGTATGGCGAGCCCACGCGGGCGCTGTCGGCGGTGTGCTTTGCCGCGATGACGGTGCTGGTGAGCGGCGTCAACATGTACGCCATGGCGCTGGTGCTGAAGGTCATGCTGGGCTGGAACATCAGCTTCAGCATCTGGATTTCGGCGGCGACCGTCGCCGTCTACGTCGCCCTCGGCGGCCTGCGCTCGGCCATCTTCAATGAAGTGCTGCAATTCGTGCTGATCTGGGCGGGTGCACTGGTCATCGCCATCCTCGGCCTGATCGAAACTGGCGGCTGGAGCGGCCTGGTGGCGCGCATCCACGCCAATTTTCCCGGCCAGGACTTTACCCATATGTGGCGGGGCCTCGGCAGCTTCAGCAGCAATCCCATGGGCATCCACTGGACGGGCATCGTGTTCGGGCTCGGCTTTGTCGCCGCCTTCGGTTATTGGACCACTGACTTCCTGGTGGTGCAGCGCGTCATGGCGGCCAAGGACTTACGCTCGGCGCAGATGGCGCCCATCATCGCCTCCGGTTTCAAAATGCTGGTGCCGCTGATTGTCGTGCTGCCGGGACTGCTGGCGCTGGGCGTGCTGCCCTTCAAGCTGGTGGGCGCGAATCAGGCGGCCATTACCGGCGGCTATAGCTATAACGAAGTGCTGCCGCTGATGCTGGCGCGCTACTGCGGGCCGGGGCTGCTGGGCCTGGGCATTACCGCGCTCATGGCGGGATTTATGTCGGGCATGGCCGGCAACGTAAGCGCCTTCTCGACGGTGTGGACCTACGATTTGTACCGGCCCTTCCGGCAGCGCGCGCAGGCCCGGCACGCCATCGCCGCCGCCGCGCCTGCCGGCAGCGTCACGGTGGCCCGCAGCGGCTACAGCGACCGGCACTACGTCCGCATGGGCCGCGCGGCGATTCTGGTGGGCGTGCTGATCAGCATCGGCACCGCCTATTTCGTGATGCAGTTCGCCAGCATTATGGATTACGTCCAGGCGCTCTTCAGCTTCTTCATCGCGCCGCTGTTCGCCACCGTGATCCTGGGCATGCTCTGGAAGCGCACGACCGGGCCGGGAGGATTCTGGGGCCTGCTCGCGGGCACCGTCAGCTCGGTAGGCATGTGGTTGTGGGTGAAGGCGAATCCGGCAGCGCTGGCGCTGATTGCGCTTTCGCCGCACGCCAAGACTATGGCGGAAGATATGTATCGCGCGCTCTGGTCGTGGATCATCGCCGTGATCGTCACGGTGGTGGTCAGCCTGGCGACCACGCCGCGGCCGGAGGCGGAGCTCGAGGGCCTGGTCTACGGCTGTACGCTGCTGCCGGATGAGGGCAAGGTGCGGCTAACGCAGCGGCCCTGGTTCTGGGCGGTGGTGATGATCGTGGTCTTGTTCGTGGCCAACATTATTTTCTGGTAA
- a CDS encoding VOC family protein, which translates to MKLQTYVNFGGNCREALAYYEKHLGAKTTALMTFGQMPDPKQVPAGMENAVMHARLEMAGAALMASDVPPAVNWQPMRSAYLTLSLDSNAEAERIFAALKDGGQVFMPMEEMFFAYRFAQLQDRFGINWMILHPKPMA; encoded by the coding sequence ATGAAGCTCCAAACTTACGTCAACTTTGGCGGGAACTGCCGCGAGGCGCTCGCCTACTACGAGAAGCATTTGGGTGCCAAAACCACCGCGCTGATGACCTTCGGGCAGATGCCCGACCCCAAGCAGGTCCCGGCAGGGATGGAAAACGCCGTGATGCATGCGCGCCTCGAAATGGCAGGCGCCGCGCTCATGGCAAGCGACGTTCCTCCCGCGGTCAACTGGCAGCCGATGCGCAGCGCCTACCTGACACTCAGCCTCGACAGCAATGCCGAAGCCGAGCGCATTTTCGCGGCGCTCAAAGATGGCGGGCAGGTGTTCATGCCCATGGAGGAGATGTTTTTCGCCTACCGCTTTGCGCAACTCCAGGATCGCTTCGGCATCAACTGGATGATCCTGCACCCCAAACCGATGGCTTAG
- a CDS encoding glycoside hydrolase family 27 protein: protein MQGSRLTLAFAPGGSRASYSGFRRFSPQPVTFHKVSSNTVYELPPDLRHPPLAPFHPLPPNGLALTPPMGWNSWNHFNVHVNAEDIRRTADLLVSTGMAAAGYVYVNIDDTWEGQRDANGNIQPNSKFPDMKALADYVHSKGLKLGIYSSPGPKTCAGYTGSYNHELQDARTYAKWGIDYLKYDWCSASEVYSPDQMRAVYEKMALALRRAGSRASRMTGRPIVFSLCEYGWQNVGAWGAEVGGNLWRTTGDIEDNYASMSRNGFSQNGRQGAAGPGHWNDPDMLEIGNGGMTDAEYRTHMSLWSMLAAPLIAGNDLTKMTPDILAILTNREVIAVDQDKLGKQGYRVQQDGDLEIWKKPLSGGATAIALFNRGPQAAAMTADWAKLGVGSNPKIRDLWAHRSFRSPGHYTVTVPSHGVVMLRAH, encoded by the coding sequence ATGCAAGGATCGCGCCTGACGCTCGCCTTCGCGCCCGGCGGCAGCCGCGCCAGCTACTCCGGCTTCCGGCGGTTTTCGCCACAGCCGGTGACGTTTCATAAGGTCTCGTCCAACACTGTGTATGAGCTGCCGCCCGATTTGCGGCATCCGCCGCTTGCGCCGTTTCATCCGCTGCCGCCCAATGGCCTGGCGCTGACGCCGCCCATGGGCTGGAATAGCTGGAACCACTTCAACGTGCACGTGAACGCGGAAGACATCCGCCGCACGGCCGATCTCCTCGTCTCCACCGGCATGGCGGCGGCGGGCTACGTGTACGTCAATATTGACGACACCTGGGAGGGCCAGCGCGACGCCAACGGCAACATTCAGCCCAACAGCAAATTTCCCGACATGAAGGCGCTGGCCGATTACGTGCACTCGAAGGGACTGAAGCTGGGCATCTATTCGTCGCCGGGGCCGAAGACCTGCGCCGGCTACACCGGCAGCTACAATCACGAACTGCAGGATGCCCGCACCTACGCGAAGTGGGGCATTGACTACCTCAAGTACGACTGGTGCAGCGCGAGCGAAGTCTATTCGCCCGATCAGATGCGAGCGGTGTACGAAAAAATGGCGCTGGCGCTGCGCCGCGCGGGGTCCCGCGCCAGTCGAATGACTGGGCGGCCCATCGTCTTCAGCCTGTGCGAGTATGGCTGGCAAAACGTGGGCGCGTGGGGTGCAGAGGTGGGCGGCAATTTGTGGCGCACTACCGGCGACATCGAAGACAACTACGCCTCGATGTCGCGCAACGGTTTCAGCCAGAACGGGCGCCAGGGCGCAGCCGGGCCGGGGCACTGGAACGACCCCGACATGCTTGAAATCGGCAACGGCGGCATGACCGACGCCGAGTACCGCACCCACATGAGCCTGTGGTCCATGCTCGCAGCGCCGCTAATTGCCGGCAACGACCTGACCAAGATGACCCCCGATATTCTGGCGATTCTGACCAACCGCGAAGTGATTGCGGTCGATCAGGACAAGCTGGGCAAGCAGGGCTACCGCGTGCAGCAGGATGGCGATCTGGAGATCTGGAAAAAGCCGCTGTCGGGCGGCGCGACGGCGATTGCGCTGTTCAACCGGGGCCCGCAGGCGGCCGCGATGACCGCGGACTGGGCCAAGCTGGGCGTGGGGAGCAATCCCAAGATTCGCGACCTGTGGGCGCACCGGAGCTTCCGTTCGCCCGGTCATTACACCGTAACCGTGCCCTCGCATGGCGTGGTGATGCTGCGTGCCCACTGA